A single region of the Nakaseomyces glabratus chromosome D, complete sequence genome encodes:
- the RCF3 gene encoding Rcf3p (CAGL0D05318g~Protein of unknown function), with the protein MAGKVQPIHHDTQTVQQLTKEIAIAAGIGAVQGALISITTALLLRRYSTIYRNVRTQVRVFYHISWISMGAVFRADKQLIKFQSKYYENEVKRRERILDEAAERGIFLEEESVAQSTVTK; encoded by the exons ATGGCCGGCAAAGTACAACCTATTCACCATGACACCCAGACGGTGCAACAACTAACTAAAGAG ATCGCCATTGCTGCAGGTATCGGTGCAGTTCAAGGTGCTCTAATAAGTATCACTACTGCACTTTTACTGAGAAGATATTCAACAATTTACAGAAATGTTAGAACACAGGTAAGAGTGTTCTATCATATATCCTGGATTTCGATGGGTGCTGTCTTTAGAGCGGATAAGCAACTAATCAAGTTCCAATCGAAATACTATGAGAACGAAGTGAAGAGAAGAGAGAGGATACTTGATGAAGCAGCAGAAAGGGGCATATTCTTGGAGGAAGAGAGTGTTGCTCAAAGTACTGTCACCAAGTAA
- the MET10 gene encoding sulfite reductase subunit alpha (CAGL0D05280g~Ortholog(s) have sulfite reductase (NADPH) activity, role in sulfate assimilation and cytosol, sulfite reductase complex (NADPH) localization): MSVVNPFEGPYGPATDAINAVLTAQVKDVFGYRTFSQSDLLFPGDEKAHIRQLDVRAGAGATPLGYASGKAGRAGLVGIIAPSYSLPYFHRALAQAGDSRVVLNVGALGYDSESGAVTNDYVTALDSAAKLGYGVVTPVSTKEVAATTLLTVAVSKFAKARGAVHLFDGLNYSRAIGVVPALDFDKQADIIKKLEKLLPSIDSNSFEDVLGKFNEVSGLKIHNFQTQNVESAEVIYVTHGSLESELFIDAVKNSFQSNVGVIAVRVPLPFNVEKFTAVIPKTAKKIVVIGQSLTGDSSSLLKSRVSAALFYSNRRDIQVSEYLYKPDFVWSPAAIKQIIETFSPVDTISIGEDSKGTSKSFIYWASDKSINIDLASKLALSFSFTSGSHISFRSKYDNINNAGTYQAQLVNSDHETAILSNIDAADVSIVEDSALLNHFNIIATIKKGGVLVVATSKSTKDVDLSQVESYTENLKFPVHFLNAVAERNINLYVVDKTAIESERFIGYIIQALVWNLTTKRGLEQHIQDVWNSASAEDKTTAPEFADQILKGVESSVKVISTDLYPDFAKLEEPVEEKAETDEEEEDEIRELPIFPIETSFNVSQSSQKLYPEAEVNSKSSIAKALAFKEAYETTEELRPDLPVKNFVVKVKENRRVTPEDYDRYIFHIEFDISGTGLKYDIGEALGIHARNNEEQVREFLKSYGLDETDIVFVPNKDNNGKLEASSVLHAFIDKLDIFGKPPKRFYEALVEYATDEEEKKKLQKLVTPAGAVELKKYQDVEYYTYADIFELYPSARPPLEELVTIISPLKRREYSIASSQKVHPNEVHLLIVVVDWIDNKGRKRFGQASKYISELSVGSELVVSVKPSVMKLPPSPKQPVIMSGLGTGLAPFKAIVEEKLWQKEQGEEIGEVYLFLGSRHKREEYLYGELWEAYKDAGIITHIGAAFSRDQPQKIYIQDRIRESLPALKSAMVDKEGAFYLCGPTWPVPDITQALQDIYAADAGEKGLKVNLGDIIEELKESSRYILEVY, translated from the coding sequence ATGTCTGTGGTAAACCCCTTTGAAGGTCCGTATGGACCAGCTACGGACGCGATAAACGCTGTGCTGACCGCTCAGGTCAAGGATGTCTTCGGATACAGGACTTTCTCGCAGTCTGATCTGCTGTTCCCAGGTGATGAGAAGGCTCACATACGCCAACTGGATGTGCGTGCCGGTGCCGGTGCCACACCGCTGGGCTACGCCAGCGGTAAAGCTGGCAGAGCCGGCTTAGTCGGTATAATCGCGCCATCTTACTCGCTGCCATACTTCCACCGTGCGCTGGCCCAGGCTGGCGACAGCAGAGTGGTGTTGAACGTCGGTGCTCTGGGCTATGACTCTGAGTCAGGTGCCGTGACTAACGACTATGTCACTGCTCTCGATAGCGCTGCGAAGCTTGGGTATGGTGTAGTGACGCCAGTCTCGACCAAAGAAGTTGCAGCAACCACTTTGCTGACCGTGGCTGTGTCTAAGTTTGCTAAGGCTCGCGGTGCTGTGCACCTTTTCGACGGTCTCAACTACTCTAGAGCCATCGGTGTGGTTCCAGCTTTGGATTTCGACAAACAGGCCGACATCATCAAGAAATTGGAGAAACTGCTGCCTTCCATCGACTCAAACTCATTTGAAGATGTGCTCGGTAAGTTTAACGAGGTCTCTGGGTTGAAAATTCACAATTTCCAGACCCAAAATGTCGAGTCTGCGGAGGTTATCTACGTTACTCACGGTTCATTGGAATCTGAACTGTTCATTGACGCAGTTAAGAACTCCTTCCAATCAAATGTGGGTGTTATCGCAGTGAGAGTACCTTTGCCTTTCAACGTCGAGAAGTTCACTGCAGTCATTCCAAAGACCGCTAAGAAAATCGTAGTCATCGGCCAATCCTTGACCGGTGACTCGTCCTCTCTACTGAAGTCAAGGGTCTCGGCTGCTTTGTTCTACTCCAACCGTAGAGATATCCAAGTCTCTGAGTACTTGTACAAGCCTGATTTTGTTTGGTCTCCAGCTGCCATCAAACAGATCATCGAGACTTTCAGCCCTGTGGACACGATCAGCATCGGCGAAGACTCTAAGGGAACAAGTAAGTCTTTCATCTACTGGGCTTCCGATAAGTCGATCAACATCGACCTGGCCTCAAAGCTGGCATTATCCTTCTCGTTCACCTCTGGTAGTCACATCTCTTTCAGATCAAAGTACGACAACATTAACAATGCTGGCACTTACCAGGCCCAACTGGTCAACTCAGACCATGAGACTGCTATTCTATCTAACATTGATGCAGCTGATGTCTCCATTGTTGAAGACAGTGCATTGCTGAACCACTTCAACATCATCGCTACAATCAAGAAAGGGGGTGTACTAGTTGTAGCAACTTCAAAGTCTACTAAAGATGTTGATCTATCTCAGGTTGAGTCATACACTGAAAACCTAAAGTTCCCAGTCCACTTCTTAAACGCTGTCGctgaaagaaatataaactTGTACGTTGTCGATAAGACTGCAATCGAATCTGAGAGATTCATTGGTTACATCATTCAAGCACTGGTCTGGAACTTGACCACCAAACGTGGACTAGAACAGCATATCCAAGATGTTTGGAATTCTGCGAGTGCTGAGGATAAGACAACTGCTCCTGAGTTTGCTGACCAAATCCTAAAGGGCGTTGAATCCAGTGTGAAGGTAATTTCTACTGATTTATATCCTGACTTTGCCAAGCTCGAAGAGccagttgaagaaaaagcaGAAACGGAtgaggaagaggaagatgaaattAGAGAGTTGCCAATCTTCCCAATTGAAACTTCATTTAATGTAAGCCAATCTTCCCAAAAGCTATACCCAGAAGCAGAAGTTAACTCGAAATCAAGTATTGCTAAAGCTTTGGCCTTTAAGGAAGCTTATGAAACCACTGAGGAGTTGAGACCGGACTTGCCAGTCAAGAATTTTGTTGTCAAGGTTAAGGAAAACAGACGTGTTACTCCAGAAGACTATGACAGATACATCTTCCATATCGAGTTTGACATTTCGGGTACTGGTTTGAAATACGATATTGGTGAAGCACTTGGTATCCATGCTagaaataatgaagaaCAAGTAAGAGAGTTCTTGAAATCCTACGGTCTGGATGAAACCGATATTGTCTTCGTTCCTAATAAGGACAACAACGGTAAATTAGAAGCAAGTTCTGTTCTACATGCTTTCATTGATAAGCTAGATATCTTTGGTAAGCCACCAAAGAGATTTTACGAAGCATTGGTTGAATATGCCACTgacgaagaagaaaagaagaagcttCAAAAGTTGGTCACACCAGCTGGTGCAGTTGAGCTTAAGAAGTACCAGGATGTTGAATACTACACTTACGCTGATATCTTTGAATTGTATCCTTCTGCTAGGCCACCATTGGAAGAATTGGTTACCATTATTTCACCTTTGAAGAGAAGAGAATACTCTATTGCCTCATCTCAAAAGGTTCATCCTAATGAAGTTCATTTGCTGATCGTTGTTGTCGACTGGATTGACAACAAGGGTAGAAAGAGATTCGGTCAAGCTTCTAAGTATATCTCTGAACTTTCTGTTGGCTCAGAATTGGTCGTAAGCGTCAAACCTTCTGTCATGAAGTTGCCACCTTCACCAAAGCAGCCAGTTATCATGAGTGGTTTGGGTACTGGTTTGGCACCATTCAAGGCCATTGTTGAGGAGAAATTGTGGCAGAAGGAACAAGGTGAGGAAATTGGTGAAGTTTATCTATTCTTGGGCTCCAGACATaaaagagaagaatatCTATATGGTGAGTTATGGGAAGCTTACAAAGACGCTGGTATCATTACTCATATTGGTGCTGCCTTTTCGAGAGATCAACctcaaaaaatttatattcaGGATCGTATCAGAGAAAGTTTACCTGCGTTGAAGTCTGCTATGGTTGATAAGGAAGGTGCGTTCTACTTGTGTGGTCCAACTTGGCCAGTTCCTGATATTACTCAAGCTTTGCAAGATATTTATGCGGCTGATGCTGGTGAGAAGGGTTTGAAGGTTAACCTAGGCGACATCATCGAGGAACTGAAGGAATCTTCCAGATATATCTTGGAAGTCTATTAg
- the RIB5 gene encoding riboflavin synthase (CAGL0D05302g~Ortholog(s) have riboflavin synthase activity, role in riboflavin biosynthetic process and cytosol, nucleus localization) — translation MFTGIVELMGTVREYNPYDDTESGGQGVSITIENAHDILGDCHIGDSIAVNGICLTVTEFDSDSFKVGISPETIRRTNVASWTPGSKVNLERAVSQEVRFGGHYVQGHVDTVATIMSITNEGNSILFGFKLRDAQYNKYIVEKGFICIDGTSLTVTGIDEDDTFFISMIKHTQEHVVMPLKSLGDEVNIEVDLTGKVIEKQIEVTLQSQIRDENSALHAVIEKLIDEKVKKYLNA, via the coding sequence ATGTTCACTGGTATTGTGGAGCTTATGGGCACTGTGAGGGAGTACAACCCTTACGATGACACTGAGAGTGGCGGACAAGGTGTGTCCATCACCATTGAAAATGCACATGATATCCTTGGCGACTGCCACATCGGCGACTCCATTGCCGTTAATGGTATCTGCCTGACCGTGACGGAGTTCGACTCGGACTCCTTCAAAGTGGGTATCTCCCCGGAGACCATCCGCCGGACCAACGTTGCCTCGTGGACTCCCGGCAGCAAAGTCAACCTGGAGAGGGCTGTGTCGCAGGAAGTGCGGTTCGGTGGGCATTACGTGCAGGGCCACGTAGACACCGTTGCCACTATAATGTCCATTACCAACGAGGGCAACTCTATATTGTTCGGTTTCAAGCTGCGCGACGCCCAGTACAACAAGTATATAGTTGAGAAGGGTTTCATCTGCATCGATGGTACTTCCCTGACAGTCACGGGTATCGACGAGGACGACACTTTCTTTATCAGCATGATCAAGCACACACAGGAGCACGTCGTGATGCCTCTGAAGTCCCTGGGTGACGAGGTCAACATAGAAGTCGACTTGACTGGTAAAGTCATCGAGAAACAAATAGAAGTCACTTTGCAGAGCCAGATCAGGGACGAAAACTCTGCATTGCACGCCGTGATCGAAAAACTTATCGATGAAAAGGTCAAGAAATACCTGAACGCCTAG